One Pseudodesulfovibrio cashew DNA window includes the following coding sequences:
- a CDS encoding DUF3426 domain-containing protein — protein sequence MIVTCPNCQTRYNLPDDKVPAGGAKVKCSKCAHVFKAELPPSTPEEEVESLLEEQAPATDTQAGDDFDETFNEMAAGAGGEPSEEPGDELGDEEGATAPAEPASDDAGPEESMPGMDDLFDEVEDASEPDESPEAPESEDDSLFEEEEDAGSMADDVEALFGDDEEDDTDDLFADDEEDEGGTDVDDLFGDDEEEEEEPGDAGAPVEDDLFAEDDLEDEGLEDEEGEEDAFKGKTDFGLDETAEEPKSNRKQLGCLVILLVVLLGLGAAIYFRAWTLLGVDLGTYFQNVPYIGKLFMEETGGDGETAPGESPADRVRKIELRNVKQYYVANEKTGNLFVVEGKAVNKFTTPKERIKVEVVLYDGTGNVLTSKSFLCGNVLSQFQLQVQTRKEIEEGLASEVGILSNNTFLRPGASTPFMAVFFEPPAGVKEFLVKVVDVGDPE from the coding sequence ATGATCGTCACCTGCCCGAATTGCCAGACCCGCTACAACCTGCCCGACGACAAGGTGCCGGCTGGAGGCGCCAAGGTCAAATGCTCCAAGTGCGCCCACGTGTTCAAGGCGGAACTGCCGCCGTCCACCCCCGAGGAGGAAGTGGAGAGCCTGCTGGAAGAGCAGGCTCCGGCCACGGACACGCAGGCGGGTGACGATTTCGACGAGACCTTCAACGAAATGGCCGCCGGGGCCGGAGGGGAACCCTCGGAAGAGCCGGGCGATGAACTCGGCGATGAGGAGGGTGCGACAGCGCCTGCAGAGCCTGCCTCCGACGACGCCGGGCCCGAAGAATCCATGCCCGGCATGGACGATCTTTTCGACGAGGTGGAGGATGCCTCCGAGCCTGACGAATCTCCCGAAGCTCCCGAGTCCGAAGACGATTCTCTCTTCGAGGAGGAAGAGGATGCCGGGAGCATGGCCGACGATGTGGAGGCCCTGTTCGGCGACGACGAAGAAGACGACACCGACGATCTCTTCGCCGATGACGAGGAGGATGAAGGCGGGACCGATGTGGACGATCTCTTCGGCGATGACGAAGAGGAGGAAGAGGAACCGGGTGATGCCGGCGCTCCGGTTGAGGATGATCTTTTCGCGGAAGACGACTTGGAAGACGAGGGCCTCGAAGATGAGGAAGGCGAAGAAGATGCCTTCAAAGGCAAGACGGATTTCGGCCTTGATGAGACTGCCGAGGAACCCAAAAGCAACCGCAAGCAGTTGGGATGCCTTGTCATTCTCCTGGTTGTCCTCCTTGGTCTCGGTGCCGCGATATATTTCCGGGCCTGGACTCTGCTCGGGGTCGACCTGGGCACCTACTTTCAGAACGTGCCGTACATCGGCAAGCTGTTCATGGAAGAGACCGGTGGCGATGGCGAGACCGCGCCCGGGGAATCCCCGGCCGACCGGGTCCGCAAGATAGAGCTCCGCAACGTCAAGCAGTACTACGTGGCCAACGAGAAGACCGGCAACCTGTTCGTGGTCGAAGGCAAGGCGGTGAACAAGTTCACCACGCCCAAGGAACGGATAAAAGTCGAGGTGGTTCTCTATGACGGCACGGGCAACGTGCTTACCTCCAAGTCCTTCCTGTGCGGCAACGTGCTTTCCCAGTTCCAGCTGCAGGTGCAGACCCGCAAGGAGATCGAGGAAGGGCTAGCCAGCGAAGTCGGCATTCTTTCCAACAACACCTTCCTCAGGCCCGGGGCGTCCACGCCCTTCATGGCCGTGTTCTTCGAGCCCCCGGCAGGGGTCAAGGAGTTCCTGGTCAAGGTGGTCGACGTGGGTGATCCCGAGTAA